A stretch of the Theropithecus gelada isolate Dixy chromosome 7a, Tgel_1.0, whole genome shotgun sequence genome encodes the following:
- the CAPN3 gene encoding calpain-3 isoform X4, giving the protein MHGNRQHLQKDFFLYNASRARSKTYINMREVSQRFRLPPSEYVIVPSTYEPHQEGEFILRVFSEKRNLSEEVENTISVDRPVKKKKTKPIIFVSDRANSNKELGVDQESEEGKGKTSPDKQEQSPQPQPGSSDQESEEQQQFRNIFKQIAGDDMEICADELKKVLNTVVNKHKDLKTHGFTLESCRSMIALMDTDGSGKLNLQEFHHLWNKIKAWQKIFKHYDTDQSGTINSYEMRNAVNDAGFHLNNQLYDIITMRYADKHMNIDFDSFICCFVRLEGMFRAFHAFDKDGDGIIKLNVLEWLQLTMYA; this is encoded by the exons ATGCACGGGAACAGGCAGCACCTGCAGAAGGACTTCTTCCTGTACAACGCCTCCAGGGCCAGGAGCAAAACCTACATCAACATGCGGGAGGTGTCCCAGCGCTTCCGCCTGCCTCCCAGCGAGTATGTCATCGTGCCCTCCACCTACGAGCCCCACCAGGAGGGGGAATTCATCCTCCGGGTCTTCTCTGAAAAGAGGAACCTCTCCGA GGAAGTTGAAAATACAATCTCCGTGGATCGGCCAGTG aaaaagaaaaaaaccaag ccCATCATCTTCGTTTCAGACAGAGCAAACAGCAACAAGGAGCTGGGTGTGGACCAGGAGTCAGAGGAGGGCAAAGGCAAAACAAGCCCTGATAAGCAAGAGCAGTCCCCACAG CCACAGCCTGGCAGCTCTGACCAGGAAAGTGAGGAACAGCAACAATTCCGGAACATTTTCAAGCAGATAGCAGGAGAC gACATGGAAATCTGTGCAGATGAGCTCAAGAAGGTCCTTAACACAGTCGTGAACAAAC ACAAGGACCTGAAGACACACGGGTTCACACTGGAGTCCTGCCGTAGCATGATTGCGCTCATGGAT ACAGATGGCTCTGGGAAGCTCAACCTGCAAGAGTTCCACCACCTCTGGAACAAGATTAAGGCCTGGCAG aaaattttcaaacactATGACACAGACCAGTCTGGCACCATTAACAGCTACGAGATGCGAAATGCAGTCAATGACGCAG GATTCCACCTCAACAACCAGCTCTATGACATCATTACCATGCGGTACGCGGACAAACACATGAACATCGACTTCGACAGTTTCATCTGCTGCTTCGTCAGGCTGGAGGGCATGTTCA GAGCTTTTCATGCATTTGACAAGGATGGAGACGGTATCATCAAACTCAACGTTCTGGAG TGGCTGCAGCTCACCATGTATGCCTGA
- the CAPN3 gene encoding calpain-3 isoform X5, translated as MEICADELKKVLNTVVNKHKDLKTHGFTLESCRSMIALMDTDGSGKLNLQEFHHLWNKIKAWQKIFKHYDTDQSGTINSYEMRNAVNDAGFHLNNQLYDIITMRYADKHMNIDFDSFICCFVRLEGMFRAFHAFDKDGDGIIKLNVLEWLQLTMYA; from the exons ATGGAAATCTGTGCAGATGAGCTCAAGAAGGTCCTTAACACAGTCGTGAACAAAC ACAAGGACCTGAAGACACACGGGTTCACACTGGAGTCCTGCCGTAGCATGATTGCGCTCATGGAT ACAGATGGCTCTGGGAAGCTCAACCTGCAAGAGTTCCACCACCTCTGGAACAAGATTAAGGCCTGGCAG aaaattttcaaacactATGACACAGACCAGTCTGGCACCATTAACAGCTACGAGATGCGAAATGCAGTCAATGACGCAG GATTCCACCTCAACAACCAGCTCTATGACATCATTACCATGCGGTACGCGGACAAACACATGAACATCGACTTCGACAGTTTCATCTGCTGCTTCGTCAGGCTGGAGGGCATGTTCA GAGCTTTTCATGCATTTGACAAGGATGGAGACGGTATCATCAAACTCAACGTTCTGGAG TGGCTGCAGCTCACCATGTATGCCTGA